The following proteins are co-located in the Pedobacter sp. FW305-3-2-15-E-R2A2 genome:
- a CDS encoding SCO family protein — protein MKLNFSLPLSFLFALAIFISSCQDTKKLPILGPREAVSVKNEDGSMGVDTVYQTIPAFRFLNQDSVYITNDQFKDKIYIADFFFTSCTTICPTMHRNMKTIFEKYKDNPEVMYLSHTIDFKYDKPSVLKKYAQKLGVDGNKWQFVYGSKDSVYKLAERNYLVAVMEDTTARDGYIHQGWLVLIDKQKRIRGAYDGTDPKQVEQLTKDIPVLLAEDKK, from the coding sequence ATGAAGCTGAACTTTTCCCTCCCGTTATCGTTTTTATTTGCGCTCGCAATCTTTATCTCTTCTTGTCAGGACACCAAAAAATTACCTATCCTTGGCCCCAGAGAAGCGGTATCTGTTAAAAATGAAGATGGCTCCATGGGCGTAGACACCGTATATCAGACCATTCCTGCATTTCGTTTCTTAAACCAGGACAGTGTTTACATTACCAACGATCAGTTCAAAGACAAAATCTATATCGCGGACTTCTTTTTCACTTCCTGCACCACCATCTGCCCAACGATGCACAGGAATATGAAAACCATATTTGAAAAATATAAAGACAATCCAGAGGTGATGTACCTTTCACATACCATCGATTTTAAATATGATAAACCTTCAGTATTGAAAAAATACGCACAGAAACTAGGTGTAGATGGCAATAAATGGCAATTTGTATACGGGTCAAAAGACAGCGTCTATAAACTGGCAGAGCGCAATTACCTGGTTGCCGTGATGGAAGATACCACAGCAAGAGATGGTTATATTCACCAGGGATGGTTGGTGCTGATTGACAAGCAAAAACGCATTCGCGGTGCCTATGATGGAACGGATCCAAAACAGGTAGAACAACTGACGAAAGATATTCCTGTGTTACTTGCTGAAGACAAAAAATAA
- a CDS encoding cytochrome c, with protein MRKLLISTIVLFTLLTMIYSCQSADQVKQDIYYTNGRDYYIKYCQNCHGAKGEGLGALAPPLTDSVFLKENKQKLACYIKNGMSEAITIHGQKYEGKMPDFQTLAAIDIAQIVVYITNSFGNKQGMYTLEQTSNDLKNCK; from the coding sequence ATGCGAAAATTACTCATCAGTACCATTGTCTTATTTACCCTGCTTACGATGATCTACTCTTGTCAGAGTGCAGATCAGGTAAAACAAGACATCTATTATACCAATGGCCGGGACTATTACATCAAATATTGCCAGAATTGCCATGGCGCCAAAGGTGAAGGCCTGGGCGCTTTAGCCCCTCCCCTTACCGATAGTGTCTTTTTAAAAGAAAACAAACAGAAACTAGCCTGTTATATCAAAAACGGAATGAGTGAGGCCATCACCATTCATGGTCAGAAATATGAAGGCAAAATGCCCGATTTTCAAACCCTTGCTGCGATAGATATCGCACAGATTGTCGTTTACATTACCAACTCCTTCGGGAATAAACAAGGGATGTATACTTTAGAACAAACCTCCAACGATCTGAAGAACTGCAAATAA
- a CDS encoding sigma-54 dependent transcriptional regulator — translation MQDTVLIIDDEKKICSLLARIIELEGFKVFQANTGKEGLKTLTMQEVDVVISDVKLPDINGVELVKEIKKIKPYVEVINLTAFGTISDGVMAMRNGAFDYITKGDDNDKIIPLVYKAMDKVKLQRRVYELENKIIKKHSFSSILGQSKAMKEALDLAQKVSATDTTVLLLGETGTGKEVFAQAIHYESPRKMKPFVALNCSGFNPELLESELFGYKQGAFTGAMKDKRGLLEEANEGTLFLDEIGEMNLDLQAKLLRVLENQTFIKVGDTHTSKVNVRIIAATNRNLKEEAEAGRFRLDLYFRLSVFSIELPNLSQRKTDILMIAKHYLKEFAFKVNKPDFVMDDGFSELLMKHVWKGNIRELKNVMERVVILADGNIVTPSLLPYEFHAETQEGDSMKMQVIEKQHINKVLKHTRGNKTETARLLGIGLTTLYRKMEEYKIS, via the coding sequence ATGCAAGATACGGTCCTCATAATAGACGACGAAAAGAAAATCTGTAGCCTCCTGGCGAGGATTATAGAACTGGAGGGATTTAAGGTGTTTCAGGCAAATACCGGAAAGGAAGGACTGAAGACCCTGACCATGCAGGAGGTCGATGTAGTGATCAGCGATGTAAAACTACCCGATATCAATGGCGTGGAGCTGGTAAAAGAAATCAAAAAGATCAAACCTTATGTGGAAGTGATCAACCTCACGGCTTTTGGAACCATTTCGGATGGGGTCATGGCGATGAGGAACGGTGCTTTTGATTACATCACCAAAGGTGACGACAACGATAAAATCATTCCATTGGTCTATAAGGCAATGGACAAGGTAAAACTCCAGCGCAGGGTTTATGAGCTGGAAAATAAGATCATCAAAAAACACAGTTTCAGTAGCATTCTCGGTCAGTCCAAGGCGATGAAAGAGGCCCTGGACCTGGCACAGAAAGTTTCTGCAACGGATACTACGGTATTGTTACTGGGAGAGACCGGAACGGGAAAAGAAGTTTTTGCCCAGGCGATTCATTATGAAAGTCCCAGGAAGATGAAACCTTTTGTTGCCCTGAACTGTAGCGGCTTCAATCCTGAGCTTTTGGAAAGTGAGCTTTTTGGATACAAACAGGGTGCTTTTACAGGGGCCATGAAAGACAAAAGAGGTTTACTGGAAGAAGCGAATGAAGGGACCCTTTTCCTGGATGAGATCGGCGAGATGAACCTTGACCTTCAGGCTAAGCTTTTGCGGGTCCTGGAAAATCAAACCTTTATTAAGGTCGGGGATACGCATACAAGTAAAGTCAATGTCAGGATCATTGCGGCAACCAACAGGAACCTTAAAGAAGAAGCGGAAGCAGGAAGGTTCAGGTTGGACCTTTATTTCAGGCTCTCCGTGTTTTCCATTGAACTGCCCAACCTTTCCCAGCGGAAAACGGATATCCTCATGATTGCAAAGCATTATTTGAAAGAATTTGCCTTCAAAGTGAATAAGCCTGATTTTGTAATGGATGATGGTTTTTCTGAACTGCTGATGAAGCATGTATGGAAGGGAAACATCCGGGAACTGAAAAATGTAATGGAAAGGGTGGTGATCCTTGCCGATGGAAATATAGTGACCCCCAGTTTGCTGCCCTATGAGTTTCATGCGGAAACACAGGAGGGAGATTCTATGAAGATGCAGGTAATCGAAAAGCAACACATCAATAAGGTATTGAAACATACCCGGGGTAATAAAACGGAAACCGCCAGGTTATTGGGGATTGGTCTGACCACCCTATACCGTAAAATGGAAGAGTATAAGATCAGCTAA
- a CDS encoding GNAT family N-acetyltransferase → MENPMIFVRIATINDIKYVDEIIQETESSAIARGSGISKRSPESLAQKMRDEKAVIAVTTAGEWVGFAYFETWENGKFISNSGLIVSPKFRNSGVAKAIKDRVFRISRRRYPDAKIFSITSGIAIMKMNTQLGFEPVTFAEITHDPSFWEGCKSCVNYDILEGKKKCNCLCTAMLFDPLKVKQEQQPAMPLESFQRYLSKTN, encoded by the coding sequence ATGGAAAATCCAATGATCTTTGTGCGTATTGCTACCATAAATGATATAAAATACGTCGATGAAATAATTCAGGAAACGGAATCCTCTGCCATTGCAAGAGGATCGGGGATTTCAAAAAGAAGTCCGGAATCTTTAGCTCAGAAAATGAGGGACGAGAAGGCCGTTATTGCCGTAACCACTGCCGGAGAATGGGTCGGCTTTGCTTATTTTGAAACCTGGGAGAACGGTAAGTTCATTTCCAACTCCGGACTGATTGTCTCTCCGAAATTCCGCAATTCCGGAGTGGCCAAAGCCATTAAGGACAGGGTCTTCAGAATCTCGCGCCGCCGGTATCCGGATGCAAAAATTTTCAGCATTACCTCGGGTATAGCCATCATGAAAATGAATACCCAACTCGGCTTTGAACCAGTCACCTTTGCCGAGATCACCCATGATCCCTCCTTTTGGGAAGGCTGTAAAAGCTGTGTCAACTACGACATTCTGGAAGGCAAGAAAAAGTGCAATTGCCTGTGTACGGCGATGCTGTTCGATCCTTTAAAAGTTAAACAGGAACAACAGCCGGCCATGCCATTGGAATCTTTTCAGCGGTATCTGTCCAAAACCAATTAG
- a CDS encoding potassium-transporting ATPase subunit F, with product MIALFLIAIAVFIYMVYVLIKPEKF from the coding sequence ATGATCGCATTATTTCTTATCGCAATCGCAGTATTTATCTACATGGTATACGTGCTGATTAAACCTGAAAAATTTTAA
- a CDS encoding M20/M25/M40 family metallo-hydrolase: MNPNSEKSAGSLPDLYTLAEDPVQLLRKLIAIPSFSGEEINTADQIESFLNHHDVFTFRKFNNIWCYNKNFDPSKPTLLLNSHHDTVRPSKAYQHDPFHPFIKDGKLHGLGSNDAGGCLVSLTAVFLHFHDFTDLPYNLCLAATAEEETSGEKGLKCILPELQNIAFAIVGEPTKMEMAVAEKGSMVLDCTSFGKPGHAAREEGDNAIYKAFADMQWFSEFIFPIEGDLQSPVKMTVTEVNAGIQHNIVPGECNFTVDIRFTHAWTPKEILTTIYNHTTCKISVRPNIMNPSFIDGHHPLVMAGKEIGKTTYCSPTSSDQGWLEVPSMKMGPGDSARSHMADEFIFVDEIREGIATYIWLLETLFSNHGRKKNLLVSDNY; this comes from the coding sequence ATGAATCCCAATTCCGAAAAAAGTGCCGGCAGTCTTCCCGACCTGTATACTTTAGCTGAAGACCCGGTCCAGTTGTTAAGAAAATTAATAGCCATCCCTTCCTTCAGCGGCGAAGAAATCAATACTGCCGACCAGATTGAGTCCTTCCTGAATCACCATGATGTGTTTACCTTCAGAAAATTCAATAACATCTGGTGTTACAACAAAAATTTCGACCCCTCCAAACCCACCCTTTTACTAAACTCCCATCACGATACCGTTAGGCCCTCAAAAGCTTATCAGCATGATCCTTTTCATCCTTTTATAAAAGATGGGAAACTGCATGGACTTGGCAGCAATGATGCCGGGGGATGTCTGGTTTCTTTAACTGCTGTTTTTCTTCATTTTCATGATTTTACGGATCTTCCCTATAACCTTTGTCTGGCCGCCACAGCGGAAGAAGAAACCTCCGGAGAGAAAGGGCTCAAATGTATCCTGCCGGAACTTCAGAACATTGCCTTTGCCATCGTCGGAGAGCCGACAAAAATGGAAATGGCTGTTGCTGAAAAGGGGTCAATGGTCCTGGATTGTACCAGTTTTGGCAAGCCCGGACATGCAGCAAGGGAAGAGGGCGACAATGCGATCTATAAAGCCTTTGCCGATATGCAATGGTTTTCCGAATTTATCTTCCCGATTGAAGGAGATTTGCAAAGTCCGGTAAAGATGACCGTTACAGAAGTAAACGCAGGAATTCAGCACAATATCGTTCCTGGAGAATGCAATTTTACCGTGGACATTCGTTTTACGCATGCCTGGACACCCAAAGAAATATTAACGACCATTTACAACCATACCACCTGTAAAATCAGCGTAAGGCCAAACATTATGAACCCTTCTTTTATTGACGGACATCACCCTTTGGTCATGGCTGGAAAAGAGATCGGAAAGACCACCTATTGTTCGCCCACCAGTTCTGACCAGGGCTGGCTGGAAGTTCCTTCTATGAAAATGGGACCCGGCGACTCGGCAAGGTCACATATGGCAGATGAGTTTATCTTTGTGGATGAGATCAGGGAAGGTATTGCCACCTATATCTGGTTGCTGGAGACTTTATTTAGCAATCATGGAAGGAAGAAAAACTTACTTGTCTCAGATAATTATTAA
- a CDS encoding sigma-54 dependent transcriptional regulator: MAKLLIIDDERAIRSTLREILEYENYDVDDIDNGVDGLELIKKKKFDLVLCDIKMNKMDGMEVLEQALAYSPDLPFIMISGHGTVETAIEASKKGAFDFISKPPDLNRLLITVRNALDRGTLVTETKVLKRKASKTRDILGSSESIGKIKETIERVAPTDARVLITGANGSGKELVARWLHEKSNRADSPLIEVNCAAIPSELIESELFGHEKGSFTSAVKQRIGKFELANGGTLFLDEIGDMSLSAQAKVLRALQEHKISRVGGEKELEVNVRVLAATNKDLLKEIEDGNFRMDLYHRLNVINIHVPHLTERVEDIPEIAQNFLEEICKDYGMPVKKIGDAAMAALQALPWTGNVRELHNMIERLIILSDKAITEHDVAAFANPGGGTNIGAANSSSASTVTRTATPNYDNFNNFQDYKDYAEKEFIKFKLEKNNWNVSKTADDIDIQRSHLYSKIEKFGLKRSTE; encoded by the coding sequence ATGGCAAAATTATTAATAATTGATGATGAACGGGCAATAAGAAGCACTTTACGCGAAATCTTAGAGTATGAGAACTACGATGTTGACGATATTGATAATGGTGTAGACGGTCTGGAACTGATTAAGAAAAAGAAATTCGATCTGGTATTATGTGATATCAAGATGAATAAAATGGACGGAATGGAAGTGCTGGAACAAGCACTGGCCTATAGTCCTGATCTTCCTTTCATCATGATCTCCGGTCATGGAACAGTGGAAACCGCTATCGAAGCCAGCAAGAAGGGAGCATTTGACTTCATCTCCAAACCACCTGATTTAAACAGGCTGTTAATTACCGTAAGAAATGCGCTCGACAGAGGTACATTGGTTACTGAAACTAAAGTCCTTAAAAGAAAAGCAAGTAAAACAAGAGATATCTTAGGCAGTTCCGAAAGCATTGGAAAGATCAAAGAAACCATTGAACGTGTTGCCCCTACTGATGCCCGTGTATTGATTACCGGTGCAAATGGTAGTGGTAAGGAACTTGTTGCAAGATGGTTACATGAGAAATCAAACCGTGCGGACAGCCCTTTAATAGAAGTTAACTGTGCTGCAATCCCCTCAGAACTAATTGAGAGTGAATTGTTCGGTCATGAGAAAGGATCTTTTACCTCTGCGGTAAAACAAAGGATTGGTAAATTTGAACTGGCAAACGGTGGAACACTTTTTCTGGATGAGATTGGCGATATGAGCCTTTCTGCACAGGCAAAGGTATTGCGCGCTTTGCAGGAACACAAAATCAGTCGTGTAGGTGGCGAGAAAGAACTGGAAGTGAACGTGAGGGTACTTGCAGCAACCAATAAAGACCTGCTGAAAGAAATCGAAGACGGCAACTTCAGGATGGACTTATACCACCGCTTAAATGTAATCAATATCCATGTTCCTCATTTAACAGAGCGTGTGGAAGATATTCCGGAGATTGCTCAAAACTTTCTGGAGGAAATCTGTAAAGATTACGGCATGCCGGTTAAAAAGATCGGTGATGCAGCGATGGCTGCGCTTCAGGCTTTACCATGGACAGGAAATGTACGTGAGCTGCACAATATGATCGAGCGTTTGATCATCCTGAGCGACAAAGCCATTACAGAACATGATGTTGCGGCCTTTGCAAATCCTGGTGGTGGAACAAATATCGGCGCTGCAAACAGTTCATCAGCGAGTACGGTTACACGTACGGCAACGCCAAATTATGATAATTTCAATAATTTCCAGGATTATAAGGATTATGCAGAAAAAGAATTCATCAAATTCAAACTGGAAAAGAACAACTGGAATGTTTCCAAAACTGCAGACGACATTGACATTCAGCGCAGTCACCTTTACAGTAAGATTGAGAAATTCGGATTAAAAAGATCCACTGAATAA